GGTTCAATACAGCTTCTCTTTCTGTGGCATATGTACGGTTAGGAATAGCACTTTGTAATACTACATTTGAATTGGTAGCAGGACCTAAACTTGCAGTTAATCCATAGCTTGCTCTTAATTTTAAGTAATCCACTTTACGGACATTATCAAACCATTTTTCTTCATCAATATTCCAGGATCCGCCAAAGCTCCAGGTAGGTAACCAGCGGGCAGTTTTGGATGAGCCTAATTTATTAGAGCCATCATAACGAATAGTGCCATAAACATTATATCGTCTATCGTAAGTGTATTGCGCATTAAAATAATACGCCAGGAAACGGTCATAGGTTCTCGTCATGCCATAGTAAGGAAAGTTAGCTTCAATGGTTTGTTTAAGAATATGATAGTCAACAAAGGGTACGCCACCATTATCATACTGGTAGCCATACCCGGTGTTGTTTGAGCTTTGCCTATCGGTATATTTTGCCTGTTGCCCTAATAACAATGATAAAGCGTGCTTTTCATTAAACGTATTAGTGTAAGAAAGGCTGTTTCGTACATCATAGTTTACCAACATATCCTCCTGCCTGTTATAAAAGCCTCCATATGGAAGCACCACAATTTTTTTGGTTGGATCCAATCCATCAGGATCGGAATACAAGAACTTGTTACCGTCAATGATAACCTGTGTAGCATTGGAACGATAGGCATTTGCCATGTTGGAATTTTCGGTAATCTGGTCTTCGATAGTAGAATTGGCATAACGTAGTGCACCTACAAAATCGTAACGAAGATGCTTATTAAATTTATAGCCCAATTCCGCCTGCAGTTTCACATCGATCACGCCAACATTCAGATAGTTATTATTTAATTCATTGATGATATTAAAAGGTGCCCAGTTTCTTCTGAAATACTCAAGGTTGCCATCTTCATCATAAGGTGTGAGTGCACGACTGGTATTCAATGCATAACTAAACGGGTTGATATCAAAATCTCTCGTATACGCTCCTTTTACTACATCATCCGTACGTTTAATTGTACCCGGTGCCCTTTGCTGACGATAAGATCCTGTTACTAAAAAACCTGCAGTCAGTTTATCGCTAAATGTGTAGTTGTTTCTGAAGTTGAGTGTATACCGTTTTACATTATCCGCAATGGTCCAGCCATTATCATCATAATAACTGGTAGAAAAATAAGATTGAGATTTATCATTACCGCCTGTGATGCTTAAAGAATGTTCCTGTATCAACGAGTTTTTAAACAGTACATCAAACCAATCGGTGTTGGCATTGGCATATCGTAACAAAAAATCTCTTCTTCCATCTGTTGTATTGATAATTGGGAAGTTTCCAAAATCATCACCATACAATTCATCGTACATTTTACCATATACTCCATAATCGGCTGAAGAAGCCAATGCTGCCGGTTCAAAGTAACCATCTCTTTCCAATGACGCCAATGCAGACATCTGCTGTACTGAATTCATGATATTATAATCAGAGTAGCTTGGCTTTAACTGTGTACTGAAATTGCCTGTATATTGAATGGTAGGCTTTCCCTGCTTGCCTTTTTTGGTAGTGATCACCACTACTCCATTCATTGCTCTTGCTCCATACAAAGCAGTAGCTGCAGCGTCTTTTAAAATATCAAAGCTTTCTATATCATTCACATTGATCCCTGCAACAGATGATCCCAAAAGTGTTGTGGGATCTCCGCTCGATAATTGATCATTGGAAATATTCACAAGATCTTCCAACACTACTCCATCTACCACCCACAATGGCTTGTTATCCCCATTAATAGAAGTAGCGCCTCGGATACGTAATTTAGGCGCAGAACCAAATGTGCTCGAAACATTTTGTACCGCAACACCGGCAACACGTCCTTCCAGCATTCTGCCTGCATCTACAATACCATCTGTTTTTATATCATCCGTCTTAATCTTAACACTTGCACCCGTAAATTTCTTCTTATTGATCTGCTGAAAACCGGTTACCACAACATCTTTTAAACTTACCACATCTTCTTTAAGAGTTATATTTAAAGAAGCGCTGCCAGCTTTTATCTCTTTTGTTTCAAATCCAACATTAGACACAACAAGAGTAGCATTGGGCTTTACCTTTATTTCAAACTCACCCGCGGCATTGGTGGTCGCACCTCCTTTTTCACCTTTTTCTACAATGGAAACACCAGATAAAGGTTTAGCAAGATTGTCCACCACCTTACCTTTAACACTGATCGTTTGTGCTTCTGTTTTAGTAAAGCAAAAAAGAAAGAAGCAAAAAGCGAACCCTGCTTTATATGCAAGTGTAAATTTTTGAACAATAGATATATACCCCCGAAAAGTAAATGGCTGCTTACTCATAATTTTTGTTAGTTTGATATTGGTACCTATCAGCAGATAAATGGTTTCTGAAGTATGTATCAGCCGATAGTACCTAAAGCCGCAAGTTGTAAAATACTAATAGAATGTCAACTACTTGCAAGTAAATAAAGATT
The Ferruginibacter albus DNA segment above includes these coding regions:
- a CDS encoding SusC/RagA family TonB-linked outer membrane protein; this translates as MSKQPFTFRGYISIVQKFTLAYKAGFAFCFFLFCFTKTEAQTISVKGKVVDNLAKPLSGVSIVEKGEKGGATTNAAGEFEIKVKPNATLVVSNVGFETKEIKAGSASLNITLKEDVVSLKDVVVTGFQQINKKKFTGASVKIKTDDIKTDGIVDAGRMLEGRVAGVAVQNVSSTFGSAPKLRIRGATSINGDNKPLWVVDGVVLEDLVNISNDQLSSGDPTTLLGSSVAGINVNDIESFDILKDAAATALYGARAMNGVVVITTKKGKQGKPTIQYTGNFSTQLKPSYSDYNIMNSVQQMSALASLERDGYFEPAALASSADYGVYGKMYDELYGDDFGNFPIINTTDGRRDFLLRYANANTDWFDVLFKNSLIQEHSLSITGGNDKSQSYFSTSYYDDNGWTIADNVKRYTLNFRNNYTFSDKLTAGFLVTGSYRQQRAPGTIKRTDDVVKGAYTRDFDINPFSYALNTSRALTPYDEDGNLEYFRRNWAPFNIINELNNNYLNVGVIDVKLQAELGYKFNKHLRYDFVGALRYANSTIEDQITENSNMANAYRSNATQVIIDGNKFLYSDPDGLDPTKKIVVLPYGGFYNRQEDMLVNYDVRNSLSYTNTFNEKHALSLLLGQQAKYTDRQSSNNTGYGYQYDNGGVPFVDYHILKQTIEANFPYYGMTRTYDRFLAYYFNAQYTYDRRYNVYGTIRYDGSNKLGSSKTARWLPTWSFGGSWNIDEEKWFDNVRKVDYLKLRASYGLTASLGPATNSNVVLQSAIPNRTYATEREAVLNLVNLENDDLTWEKNHQLNIGVDAGFFNGRMDFSFDWYKRNSYDLISIIKTAGIGGEAYKAINYADMDAHGIDLMIGGTLIKKKDFSWKVNFTYGYNKNKITNAKNQPTIYDLVKQEGGNTEGYPVNSLFSINFQGLDHLTGIPYFVDEHGNPNAQGVDLQSDSIGHLIYSGQVDPTFTGGFNSAFTYRSFTLNLFFSYQGGNVIRLNPLFPTNAPYSDFDAFPTELADRWLKPGDEKLTNIPQVSDRYYSIISNNNAEYPYNNYNYSQVRVAKGDFVRLKSVSLSYQLNQKTLEHMKGVKNLSFTLAVNNPWLIYSDKALRGQDPEFFNAGGVAQPLQKQIIFSVKAGF